In the Desulfurispira natronophila genome, GGTTGTGGGAAAGTCTGTAGGTGGTGATAGAGTGCCTGCGCCATGAGCATAGGCGCAAATGTATGTATATTGAAGTTTGCCAGTAGGTGCTGGTAATCAAGATCGACCGCATTAGAGCGTTCAAAGAAACTGGCGCTGTAGATAATCAGTTTAACCGGAGCTTCAAGTTGGCATGAAATCTCTTTGATTAAACTGTGCATATCTGGTTGATTACATGTTCCCAGTTCAACCGGAATTGTAACGACGGGAGAGTATTGACTAATAAGGTCAGCACTTTCCTGTGCCCCTTTGATATTACTGCGGTACGTAATGGCAATAGAGTAGCCATGGCGTGCAAGGTGCAGCGCCATGGCTCTTCCAATCCGGTCAGATGCACCGGCAACCAATGCAATCGGTTTTTTGGAGAGACGAGCAGTCATTTATTTACTGATGAGCAATTCAGCTATTTGTACCGCGTTCAG is a window encoding:
- a CDS encoding SDR family oxidoreductase, with amino-acid sequence MTARLSKKPIALVAGASDRIGRAMALHLARHGYSIAITYRSNIKGAQESADLISQYSPVVTIPVELGTCNQPDMHSLIKEISCQLEAPVKLIIYSASFFERSNAVDLDYQHLLANFNIHTFAPMLMAQALYHHLQTFPQPAKGNFIAMCDQRVYRRTTTRVAYELSKKSLLEFCRIAALSFADSMRVNTISPGAILQATSETDEEFQRLISKGVPLKCQGSVENILQTLDFLLQCEYLTGVDIPVDGGEHLQG